From the Thalassomonas actiniarum genome, the window GAAGATGATGCCGAGGTGATTCGCATAATTTCGGCCCGTAGAGCAAATAAAAAGGAACGTGAGATGTATGAAAAGCGAACGTTTTCAGCGAGGATAATATCATGAAGGAAAGAATTGTGCGTCGTACTAAAGAGGAATTAAAAAAGATGAAGGGGAATACCGATCATGTGTATGTCGGTAATACATCAGATAAGGAAATTGAACGTCAGGTTGAAAATGATCCAGACAGTAACATTCCTACAGAAGAAGAGCTTAAGAAATTTAAGCCAGTTAATAAGGATGATAAAAGTGAATAGCGATACTAAAAAGCCTGCTGGCAAAGAAAAAATTGTCCGAGTGTCAAAGAAAGATAAAGCTAATCTGGAGGGCGCTACAAGTTGGGCGGTTTTGGTAGCAGAAGAACAAAAGGAAAATTCAACGAAATAATATGCGCCAAAGGTGAGCGCGTACAAAATTCTGTGTCAGGGTCTAAAAATGTCTTAAATATCTAACACTTCAACAGCTAGATATGGACAATGCTGACTTGAAACAGGAATCTGACATTGTCACCGTTAGCCAGTCACCCCAACGAGAAATACGTCAAAATATTGAAATACAAGTTTTTTGTGGTTATGTAGAGTTTCGAATATCCTTTGACGTATTTTAGGGTGTAAAGGAATTCATTATCTATTGAAACCTAGAAAATTTGGATAGTTCGTTGTGTCTAAAAGCATGGTTGAAAAACAATCGTTTTTCATTAACCCTGTAACTTATTCAAAAAAATCGATAATTGGTTAATACACAAGATAAGAGACAGGGTCTATTAATTTATTATTTTAATCCGTCGAAAATAAGCGATTAAACATTGCTTGACCAGCGCTTGATAATACATATCTATCATCTAAGTTTTTAAACATTAAACCACGTTCCAAAAGCGTATTGTTGAGAGGTTGGCTTAATGGTTGTTTTATACCACACGCCTTTAGAATTTGAGCAGCTTCTGTTTCCGCACCTATTTCATCTACAAGCTTGTTAGATATACCTGATTTTTCATCAAAAAGAATACCAGGTGCAATCCCTTGCTTTCCTATACCTCTAGAGAGTATTAATAGAATTGTTTGCACATTTGCCGCAGTATCATTAAATTCATCGGCCTTATCAGGTCGTGTAATAAAGTAAGAAACACCATCTAAATTTTTAAGAGTAAAACCCAATAGCGTATAAAGTTCTTGATATTTATCAATATCATTCACCAACTCTCTGTACTTTGTAGATTGGACTAATTCTCCATCTACATACTCAGTTTCATTAATCATCTTGCCCGAGATTAAGTCTTTATAAATGGCTTGAGAAGCAATGTGGTTTAAGCCAAAATTATTCATTTGGTTTTTCCTCTAAACGCTTAATCATGTAGCTAAGCTTGTGCTGTTGATAAGTGATATCACTTTTTCTTAAGGTTTTTTTCAACTGCCATTTTTCATCAATAAATGGCAGTGCATCATAGATATCTGACAAACGGTAATCGCTCATTGAATGGCAAAGTAGTTCGTGTATTTCCATATAAACATCTTCTATAGATGCTTTAGCATCAAAATCTGACATTATCTTTTGTATGTCACGAATACGTTTTCTTTCTCTTAGGGTTTCTTTAGCTGACTGGCGCTTTGTAGAAGGTTTGCGCTTATTACTACTTAGTACTTCTACACGCTCTAATTTGGCTCTTATATATTCGTCAAGAACAAACCTTTCATTATTTTGAGGAATTTGAAACAAGGGAGATGTTAAGTTAGATCGCGACCAGTTATGTAAGCCTCTCATTACTCGTGAGTCTTCGAACAAAATAGACGTTGATAAAAGCAGCTTACCTTTAAGCTTTGCATCCATTGTTAAAACTGCTGCATTGTGCAGCTTATTAAAGCGCTCTTCAATGCGGTTATAAAGCACACGTTGTGATTTATCCATATCGACATAGCGATATAAACGCTGACGAATATCTCTTACAACCTCTGCATATGACAGCAATTTCATTTCAATTGAAGAAATATTACGATGTTGAGCAATAAAAGGGGTAGACTCTAATTGTTGTCGCATCTTTCGAATCATATACATAGCAGATGAGTCTTTAACCATAGCTTTTTCATTTAAGAAAATGAGTGTTGGTTGAATATTTCGTTTAGATATTTGAATGATCTCGTCAATGGCACTTCTTACTTGTTCGGTAGCTACAAGCTTATTGAAATCATGGCTTTCTAAAACCTCAGATAGGCGTTTTGAACTGCCGTCTAATGCTCGAACGTTATGTGCAATTTTAGCCAAAATGTCCTGCATAATATCCATCAAAGATATCAAGTGTTCCGTTGTCTCAGTATTTTCTGTGCCTAAGTTACAGTCTGAAGACTTAAAGAAGCGAAATAAGGTTTGTATTTGCGCCGTAATAATATCTAAATCAGGCTGTCCTAATTCTCTAATACGCTTTGAGTCCAAACACTGTATTGTTTGTAATAACCCTGATTGAATTGCAAAAATTCCTCGTTGGTTATTAACAAAGCTCAGTAACCCACAATCATTTAAGTTATTCAAACTTAAAGACGCGCTGATACGTAACTTTTCTTTTTTATCTCCTATTCGATTAGCCACATAATGATCAAGCACTGCTTCATATTCAGAAATCTTAAAGCAAGTCGCAGATTTAGATTCATGGGCATAGTAATCCAAAAGAGAGTAGTAAATATCTACGTGTTGAAAAATGAGTACTAAAGTACTCTTGGCGTTAGTTTCCATATATTAACTCTACAACTCTGCTTCTAAAGCGACATCTGGTATCACAGCTAAACGCTCTTCCATACCTGGAAAATAAATTGCCTCGGCTTTATGATGAACATCTACATCTGTCGCTTTAAAAATTGATAAATCATGGGAAACTTCCAGCACATTAACAATGATGCCAGTAGGAGCTGGATTAGCAGCAAACAAGGTTAAGCCATTTTCTTGCATAGCCTTTAGTACTTCCTTGAGGTTATGGGCATCAAGCTTACCTACTTCATCAAATATGACTGGCATTCTTAAATGTAAGTCTTCAGGTACTAGTCTTTTTAATAGTTGAGCCAACATAACTGCGTTAATCATACTATTAGTACCATTTGATTGTGGTACTGCTTCTACGCCATTTCCTCTATCAAACTGGTAGGATATAGATTCAATAATTTTAGAAATATTTATTTTGTTAGACTTTCGAATATAGAACTGAGTTTGGAAAGCTGATATTTGTTTATAAAACTCTTCTGATATTAAGTTATCTGTGACACTGATGTATCGTGATAGGCTTTTAATCATATCTAAGTACTGAGGATGCAATACTGCTTTGATTTGCACCTTTTCTAAATTAGATATTTTATATCCTGAGAGCTCAGTATTAATTCCTGATATTTCAGATTCAATGATTTCTTTTACATTTTCGATAATACGTGCAGAAGTAGCTGCATTATTGTTGTGTGCATTCAATCTTAATTTAAATCTCTCTTCAGCCGCTTTGATATTTTCAAAAACAGACTCTAATGCTGAGTAATGAGTATCAAAGCTTTCCTTACTTAATGTAACTTGGTTTTGCTCTTCAACAGATACCTTAATAACGTCAGCTTTTAGGAGCTGAAGAAAATCATCAAAAACATCTGTTCTCGACTCTCTGAAAGAAGACAATAAACTTTGAATTGCCGTTATTTCTTGATGAAGGATCTCCGCTTGAAATAAAGGTATATCAGTTGGTACGTCAATTCCATCCGCAACAAACTCATAATTAACAGATCTGAATGATTCATTTGCAATTGATTTTAGGCTGGTCACAAACTGGTTAATTGCTTGTTGATTGACATGGTTGGCCTGAAGTTCATTTTGCAGATCCCCTAGCTGATTTTTTAACGCGGTATAATTGTTTATTGCATTTTTTTCGACAGTTTCTGTCTCAAAAACTTTTAAAGCAAATAAATCTACTTTCTTTTTTGCTTCATCTCGCATGGAAATAATAACCGAGTAACCAGTAAGCGCTTCTTTTTGGTTGTTATAACTTTCTAATTCAGTATTTAACTCTGCTAATTTTTCAGCTCTTAATGCTGAGCTCATCTTAATAAAACCAGAGTTTTTTTGTAATTCTTTCGATAACTTTTCCTGTTTATCTTGAAGTTCATCAATTTGCTTAAGCAGCTGTTCTCTAGCATCCTGGTCTGATAACTCTACCACCTTGATGGGAGTAGCCTTATTACAAATAGTCAGGTATTCACCATCTTGACCAAATAATTTTACAAATGATTCGATTATTGCTCCTTGCTCAGTATTTAATTCACAAGATACTTCTGATAAACGTTTATTTAAACTTAAAAGAACTGACTTTCCGTGGTTGGAAAGTTGGTTAAATAAACCTAAGTTATTTTCAATTAAGCTCAATGATTCCGTTAAAGTTTCTTGTGTCGCCTTGTTTTTCGTAATGGACTGATTAATATCTTGCATTACTGTTTGTGCATTTTCTTGGCTATTTAGAGATTCAATATCTTGTGTACAAATCCTAATTTCTTCATCTAATTCTATAGTTATCGCATGATCCGAAGGTTGTTCACATAAAGGTGATAACCTTGCTCTAGCGTCATTTGCTAGCGTAATTTTTTCATTACAGTCATTTACCTGCTCAGTATATGTTTTTAATTGAGCTTTAAAGCCAGAAAGTTCTTTACCTAACTTAGTCTTAGATTGTGATGCATTTGTTACTTTAGGGTTTAGCGCTGTAATTTGACTTGATAGATTTTGCTGTACAGACTTGAGGTGCTGTTCGAATATAGCAATTTGCGAAGCAGTACCTGCAAAGTCTAAGGCTAGTTTTTCTCTTAATTGCTGATAGAGGTTTTTGTTTTCTTTGAGCCTTATCCATACAGGTTGATTAGCCTGTATTCTGGAAAGGTGATTTTCCACTTCCTTCAGTTCATCGAACTCATTTAGCGCATCAGTTATATCAACGATAATGCCATCGTTTTTAATTACACTCATGCCACGGCCATCAATCATATTACCGATAGCTTTTGGTAAGGATGTAGTAGAAGCGTCAGCTAGACTAAATGCCATTCCTACTAAGGCACGAACAGTTTCTACATTTGCTGTCGTGTATTTATTAGCCATAGGTAACAAGCTAAAGCGGGTATGGTTATTGTCACTGGAAGTTCGTGTGTAGATAGCTTCACCAATAGCTTGTTTATCGGTAAACAATACACCTTTATAATCACTAGTTAGCAGTAATTTTTTTACGTCAGTAATGTTGATGTCTGGTTGTAACTGGCCAGCCCCTTCATTTGCCTGAGAAGCTTCGTTCCAAAATAGATGTTCAATGTCATTATAGTCTTTTGGAATAGCAATTCGTTGATAACCAAAATCAGTTGTTTTAAATAAAACCCAGCAAAAATTCCCCTTAGGGTTTTTAGCATTACAAATAATGTAAGACTCAGGTGACGGGAAATAATATCGAAAAGAATCGACATTAGAGAAATAAGAACCACCTGACTCAAAACCA encodes:
- a CDS encoding condensin complex protein MksE translates to MNNFGLNHIASQAIYKDLISGKMINETEYVDGELVQSTKYRELVNDIDKYQELYTLLGFTLKNLDGVSYFITRPDKADEFNDTAANVQTILLILSRGIGKQGIAPGILFDEKSGISNKLVDEIGAETEAAQILKACGIKQPLSQPLNNTLLERGLMFKNLDDRYVLSSAGQAMFNRLFSTD